One Brachyspira suanatina DNA segment encodes these proteins:
- the trxA gene encoding thioredoxin: MSVQELKTDNFEAAIKGDKAILVDFFAEWCGPCKMQTPVLHKVADQYSDKMNFGAVNVDDAEEVAAKYGVQSIPTLMVFKGGEMVKRAEGMKNEAQLKEWLKEYL; the protein is encoded by the coding sequence ATGTCAGTACAAGAATTAAAAACAGATAATTTTGAAGCAGCTATAAAAGGAGATAAAGCTATATTAGTTGACTTTTTTGCTGAATGGTGCGGACCTTGTAAAATGCAAACTCCTGTATTACATAAAGTAGCAGATCAATATTCTGATAAAATGAATTTTGGTGCTGTTAATGTTGATGATGCTGAAGAAGTGGCTGCTAAATACGGTGTTCAGTCTATACCTACTCTAATGGTATTCAAAGGCGGAGAAATGGTTAAAAGAGCTGAAGGTATGAAAAATGAAGCTCAATTAAAAGAATGGTTGAAAGAATATCTATAA
- a CDS encoding MarR family winged helix-turn-helix transcriptional regulator produces the protein MKTNSIFARKIMYEANKIGLTSGQPKVLYFLSKFKEADQKTIANYLEIEQTTVGSILLGMEKAGLIERKQHEGNRRSLYVSLTNKGKEISKSMLDIFEKIENEAIKNIPKDKQEELKSLLAEICKSLTDNGVE, from the coding sequence ATGAAAACCAATTCTATATTTGCCCGTAAAATAATGTACGAGGCTAATAAAATAGGACTTACATCAGGACAGCCTAAAGTTTTGTATTTTTTATCTAAATTTAAAGAAGCAGATCAAAAAACTATAGCGAATTATCTTGAAATAGAGCAAACAACTGTTGGAAGTATATTGTTAGGTATGGAAAAAGCAGGTCTTATAGAGAGAAAACAGCATGAAGGAAATAGAAGATCTCTTTATGTTTCTTTGACTAATAAAGGTAAAGAAATTTCAAAGTCTATGCTTGATATTTTTGAAAAAATAGAAAATGAAGCAATAAAAAATATACCAAAAGATAAACAGGAAGAACTTAAAAGTTTATTAGCGGAAATATGTAAATCACTTACAGATAATGGAGTCGAATGA
- a CDS encoding YczE/YyaS/YitT family protein: MKKEIFKNHFIERCIIFLIGLYLMSLGIAFSIKASLGTSPISSVPYVTSYISGLSVGETTIIINILFIIMQIVILRKNYDLFQLFQIPALILFGMMIDFSQYLIKDITYTNYLQQWILCIIGILMVGIGVSIEVMAKLVTTPGEGLVLAICKVFPVKFGNTKIAFDVTLVLISLTTILIYLGHLEGVREGTIIAAIFVGFIAKLVSKPLKVLEDKYLIEKSV, from the coding sequence ATGAAAAAAGAAATTTTCAAAAATCATTTTATTGAGAGATGTATTATATTTTTGATAGGGCTTTATTTGATGTCTTTAGGAATAGCATTTTCAATTAAGGCATCATTAGGGACTTCTCCAATTTCAAGTGTACCATATGTTACAAGTTATATATCAGGACTTTCGGTTGGAGAAACTACAATTATTATCAATATTTTATTTATAATAATGCAAATAGTTATTTTAAGAAAGAATTATGATTTATTTCAGCTTTTTCAGATACCGGCATTAATTTTATTTGGAATGATGATAGATTTTTCACAGTATTTGATAAAAGATATCACATATACAAATTATTTACAGCAATGGATTTTATGTATAATAGGAATATTAATGGTTGGCATAGGGGTAAGTATAGAAGTTATGGCTAAATTAGTTACTACTCCTGGAGAAGGATTAGTATTAGCTATATGTAAAGTCTTTCCTGTAAAATTTGGAAATACTAAAATAGCTTTTGATGTTACGTTAGTGTTAATTTCTCTAACTACTATTCTAATATATTTAGGACATTTAGAAGGGGTTAGGGAAGGTACTATTATAGCAGCAATTTTTGTAGGCTTTATAGCAAAATTAGTAAGCAAGCCTTTGAAAGTTTTGGAAGATAAATATTTAATTGAAAAAAGTGTTTAA